Genomic segment of Deltaproteobacteria bacterium GWC2_65_14:
GACATCCTCGATCGTGTCCCGCTCCTCGCTCACCGACGCGGAGATCGTTTCCACGCCTACAGGTCCGCCGTGGAACTTCTCGAGAATGACCCGGAGGATCTTCCGGTCCATCACGTCGAGCCCCTCCCGGTCCACTTCCATCTTGAGCAGCGCATGGTCGGCGATCTCCCGGTGGATCCTCCCCTCACCGCTCACCTGGGCGAAGTCGCGGACCCGCTTCAGGAGGCGGATGGCGACGCGTGGGGTCCCCCGGGAGCGGCGGGCGATCTCCCGCGCCCCCTCCGCGTCCACCGGGATCGAGAGCGACCTCGCACACCGACGGATCACCTCCTCGAGCTCTTCGGGGCGGTAGTACTCCATCCGGAAATGGACCCCGAAGCGGTCGCGCAGGGGAGAGGTGAGCAGCCCGGTCCGGGTGGTCGCACCCACCAGCGTGAACGGGGGAAGGGTGAGCCGGATCGACTTGGCCGAGGGGCCCTGCCCCAGGATGATGTCGAGGGCGAAGTCCTCCATCGCCGAGTAGAGCAGCTCCTCCACAACGCGGCTTAACCGGTGGATCTCGTCGATGAAGAGCAGGTCTCCCGGCTCGAGGGCGGTCAGGATCGAGGCGATGTCCCCTTTGCGCTCGATCGCCGGCCCCGAGGTGATCCGGATCCCCACCCCCATCTCGTTGGCGATGATGTGGGCG
This window contains:
- a CDS encoding Holliday junction DNA helicase RuvB, which produces MEGRVVDPKTGGGEGGSELSLRPKFLSEFIGQAPIVSNLATFIEAARNRKEPLDHVLLSGPPGLGKTTLAHIIANEMGVGIRITSGPAIERKGDIASILTALEPGDLLFIDEIHRLSRVVEELLYSAMEDFALDIILGQGPSAKSIRLTLPPFTLVGATTRTGLLTSPLRDRFGVHFRMEYYRPEELEEVIRRCARSLSIPVDAEGAREIARRSRGTPRVAIRLLKRVRDFAQVSGEGRIHREIADHALLKMEVDREGLDVMDRKILRVILEKFHGGPVGVETISASVSEERDTIEDVYEPFLIQQGFLKRTPRGRVATPAAYRHLGVTPPKRSPQQEGLFGDG